From Thiomicrospira sp. XS5, one genomic window encodes:
- a CDS encoding molybdopterin molybdotransferase MoeA, with translation MLKANVDLQQDYDSVLAEILEKTHPVTEKEWLPLNRLVGRILAEDVLSPLDLPSYRQSAMDGYGIAAGETVGRQKVVTTISAGDKPGTVTIEPGQAVRIMTGAAVPAGIDYVIPQEQARIQEDSGVTWLLLKGDVPKRNHIKAIGSDVSEGQCVLKAGHCLRPQDIGLLASIGLTTVNVFKRVRVVVLTSGNELARPGESLQTGQVYDANAFLITSLCEALDVDVLAQITLPDEAEAVKKTFDDWQDQADVILTVGGASVGEKDFVASVIRSLPNHRRWKLKMKPAKPFSMAMMNDCMILALPGNPVAAFMSFQVLAKPVLKKRSGRRDWSGNVMSYPLKTGLDNRQQPLRWLPVRVVGEELVPLKPLSGGDLAGLSASDGFVRFESGREYAAGDEVQFWRI, from the coding sequence ATGTTAAAAGCAAATGTGGATTTACAACAGGATTACGATTCCGTATTGGCCGAAATCCTTGAAAAAACGCATCCAGTTACCGAGAAAGAGTGGCTGCCACTGAATCGTTTAGTTGGGCGGATTCTGGCGGAGGATGTTCTGTCACCACTGGATTTGCCGTCGTACAGACAAAGTGCGATGGATGGTTATGGCATTGCCGCGGGTGAAACCGTCGGCAGGCAAAAAGTCGTGACGACGATTTCAGCAGGCGATAAACCGGGGACGGTGACGATTGAACCCGGCCAAGCGGTTCGTATTATGACCGGTGCCGCGGTTCCGGCCGGCATTGACTATGTGATTCCTCAAGAACAAGCCCGAATTCAGGAAGACTCTGGAGTGACTTGGTTGTTGCTGAAAGGCGATGTTCCTAAACGAAACCATATTAAAGCCATTGGTTCCGATGTGAGCGAGGGGCAATGTGTCTTGAAAGCCGGGCATTGTTTGCGCCCTCAGGATATCGGATTGCTGGCTTCGATTGGCTTGACCACGGTGAATGTGTTTAAAAGGGTCAGGGTCGTGGTCCTGACTTCCGGTAATGAATTGGCCAGGCCTGGTGAAAGTTTGCAAACCGGGCAAGTGTATGACGCCAATGCGTTTTTAATCACGTCTTTGTGTGAAGCGTTGGATGTCGATGTATTGGCGCAGATTACCTTGCCGGATGAGGCCGAGGCCGTGAAAAAGACGTTTGATGACTGGCAGGATCAGGCCGATGTGATTTTGACCGTGGGCGGGGCTTCCGTAGGCGAAAAAGATTTCGTGGCATCGGTCATCCGCTCTTTACCGAACCATCGACGCTGGAAGTTGAAAATGAAACCGGCCAAGCCGTTTTCGATGGCGATGATGAACGATTGTATGATTCTGGCGTTACCGGGGAACCCCGTGGCGGCATTCATGAGTTTTCAGGTGTTGGCAAAGCCCGTGCTCAAAAAACGTTCGGGGCGGCGAGATTGGTCAGGAAACGTTATGAGTTATCCATTAAAAACAGGTCTGGATAATCGGCAACAACCCTTGCGCTGGCTGCCTGTGCGGGTGGTCGGTGAAGAGCTGGTACCATTAAAACCTTTGTCGGGTGGGGACTTGGCTGGGTTAAGTGCCTCTGACGGGTTTGTTCGATTCGAGTCCGGTCGTGAATATGCGGCTGGCGATGAAGTCCAGTTTTGGAGGATTTGA
- the cysG gene encoding siroheme synthase CysG produces the protein MDYLPIFTNIRNQHCLIVGGGPVAARKADLFIQAGAIVTVIAPKLAGEMQFHLAQGKIIWQMGRFSEAVMRDVPVPKLVISATDRQEVNLAVYRYFKAHSIPVNVADQTEYCDFILPAIVDRSPMTIAISTGGRSPVLARVMKARLETMIPQGFSRLTALVGAYREKVKAAIRELEGRKVFWETLLDGLFIDKAVHGKDGEAEALIDEKLEQVMRSGQTVPRGEVYIIGAGPGDPDLMTFKGLRLLQQADVILYDRLVAPEILEMGRREAERIYVGKKEKFHKVAQQDINQMLVNLALEGKRVARLKGGDPYIFGRGAEEVALLAEHQIPYQVVPGITAAAGCAAYAGFPLTHRDYAQSVALVTGHQQDGACDIDYARLAHSGDTMVFYMGIKNAPKIQAGLIAHGMSPTTPAAIIEKGTRIDQKVTVTTLGQLSETVSSNAIKPPALLVVGEVIRVREQLMAKKHDERVPA, from the coding sequence ATGGATTATTTACCGATTTTTACAAACATCCGAAACCAGCATTGCCTCATTGTGGGAGGCGGGCCGGTGGCGGCGCGCAAGGCAGACTTATTCATTCAAGCAGGTGCGATTGTCACGGTGATTGCGCCGAAGCTGGCGGGAGAAATGCAATTTCATTTGGCTCAAGGGAAAATCATTTGGCAAATGGGGCGGTTTTCCGAGGCGGTGATGCGGGATGTGCCGGTTCCGAAATTGGTGATTTCCGCAACGGATCGACAGGAGGTCAATCTGGCGGTATATCGATATTTCAAGGCACATTCCATTCCGGTTAATGTGGCCGATCAAACCGAATATTGCGATTTTATCCTGCCGGCGATTGTCGACCGGTCTCCGATGACCATTGCCATTTCCACCGGGGGCCGTTCGCCGGTGTTGGCCCGAGTCATGAAAGCACGTTTGGAAACCATGATTCCGCAAGGTTTCAGTCGTTTGACGGCATTGGTGGGCGCGTATCGCGAAAAAGTCAAAGCGGCAATCCGGGAGCTGGAAGGGCGTAAGGTCTTTTGGGAAACGTTATTGGATGGGCTTTTTATCGATAAGGCCGTACACGGCAAAGACGGCGAGGCGGAAGCCTTAATCGATGAAAAACTGGAGCAGGTGATGCGCTCCGGCCAGACCGTGCCGAGGGGGGAGGTTTACATTATCGGTGCCGGTCCCGGGGACCCTGATTTGATGACCTTTAAAGGATTGCGTTTACTGCAACAAGCGGATGTCATTTTGTACGACCGGTTGGTGGCGCCGGAAATTTTGGAAATGGGCCGCCGCGAAGCCGAGCGCATTTATGTGGGCAAGAAAGAAAAATTCCATAAGGTGGCGCAACAGGACATCAACCAAATGTTGGTGAACCTGGCTCTGGAAGGCAAGCGGGTGGCGCGCTTGAAAGGTGGGGATCCTTACATTTTCGGACGTGGTGCCGAAGAGGTTGCGTTATTGGCCGAACATCAAATTCCATATCAGGTGGTGCCGGGCATTACCGCAGCGGCTGGGTGTGCCGCCTATGCAGGCTTTCCGTTAACCCATCGGGATTATGCCCAGTCGGTCGCACTGGTTACCGGTCATCAGCAGGATGGTGCTTGTGACATTGATTATGCCCGTTTGGCGCATTCCGGCGATACGATGGTGTTTTACATGGGGATTAAAAACGCACCGAAAATTCAGGCGGGTTTGATTGCTCACGGTATGTCGCCGACCACGCCGGCGGCTATTATCGAAAAAGGCACGCGTATCGACCAGAAAGTCACGGTGACGACCTTGGGGCAATTGTCGGAAACGGTGTCTTCGAACGCCATTAAGCCGCCAGCCTTGTTGGTGGTGGGGGAAGTGATTCGGGTTCGTGAACAGTTGATGGCAAAAAAGCATGACGAGCGAGTGCCGGCATGA
- a CDS encoding NTP transferase domain-containing protein → MKSSFGGFDVLGVIILAGGEGRRMHGMDKGWCRFSNGESFVEIVMSQLEQLGQYNEGKRVKLVISANRNLQAYQSLGKAVVPDIRSGFHGPLAGIESVMSAFQHASISRWCTWPVDSVTVPNEALQRLVAMDDGKIGYLADAHRQHFAHLSIPSSFRASISGYLNGGEGSIKGWLTQQQDHVVPLNLNPAERIENCNRWPLTADGTNDVIRLESGG, encoded by the coding sequence ATGAAGTCCAGTTTTGGAGGATTTGACGTGTTGGGCGTCATCATTTTGGCGGGCGGAGAAGGCCGACGGATGCATGGAATGGATAAAGGGTGGTGCCGTTTTTCAAACGGCGAATCCTTTGTTGAAATCGTTATGTCGCAGTTGGAGCAATTGGGACAATATAACGAAGGGAAGCGGGTCAAATTGGTGATCAGCGCAAATCGAAACCTGCAAGCCTATCAATCACTCGGCAAAGCGGTTGTGCCGGATATTCGTTCAGGGTTTCATGGCCCTTTGGCGGGCATTGAGTCCGTGATGAGTGCGTTTCAGCATGCGTCGATTTCCCGCTGGTGCACCTGGCCGGTGGATTCCGTTACGGTTCCCAATGAAGCACTTCAGCGTTTAGTGGCGATGGACGATGGCAAAATCGGTTATCTCGCGGATGCGCATCGACAACATTTCGCCCATTTATCCATTCCATCCTCTTTTCGGGCATCGATTTCCGGTTATTTGAATGGCGGTGAAGGTTCGATTAAGGGATGGCTGACTCAACAGCAGGATCATGTGGTTCCTTTGAACCTGAATCCGGCAGAACGGATTGAAAATTGCAACCGTTGGCCGTTAACGGCCGACGGAACCAACGATGTTATTCGTCTTGAAAGCGGCGGTTGA
- a CDS encoding glycosyl transferase family protein, whose protein sequence is MSDHPFSEYLRILGKGPKSRRSLTQAEAASALKMILSGQVTEKQLGAFLLLMRANGESPQELIGFVKGLRSALGLNAQSGQVDLDWAAYAGKWRYPPYFLLSVKLLNQMGYRVLLHGDSGQFDNRQYASAFLAELNFHPAESLADAAEAIEQGTLIYLPLEAYAPALREILHLKSELGVRTVFNTAVKLLNPLNAPASLQGIFHKGVEQLHHDTAKAVGVADNLVFKGEGGEAEIRPDAMTHLFVSRRSHDSLEKVVMPGVIERQTRPKEWRAQDLLALWQGKSVDLYGEQSVMTTAAAALMLVEKIDMDQAMSKAHDAWVGRMAC, encoded by the coding sequence ATGAGTGATCATCCGTTTTCCGAATACCTGCGGATTTTGGGAAAAGGTCCCAAAAGTCGACGTTCGTTGACTCAGGCGGAAGCGGCATCTGCGTTGAAAATGATTTTGTCGGGGCAAGTGACGGAAAAGCAGTTGGGTGCCTTTCTTCTGCTGATGCGGGCCAATGGCGAGTCGCCTCAGGAATTGATCGGGTTCGTGAAAGGGTTGCGGAGCGCGCTGGGATTGAACGCACAATCTGGCCAGGTGGATTTGGATTGGGCGGCTTATGCTGGGAAGTGGCGTTACCCGCCTTATTTTCTGTTGAGTGTGAAACTGCTGAATCAAATGGGCTATCGGGTATTGTTGCATGGGGACAGCGGGCAATTCGATAATCGTCAATATGCGTCGGCTTTTTTGGCGGAGTTGAATTTTCATCCGGCCGAATCGCTTGCCGACGCGGCGGAAGCCATTGAACAAGGCACATTAATCTATTTACCGTTAGAGGCCTATGCTCCGGCATTACGGGAGATTCTGCATTTGAAGTCGGAGCTGGGCGTTCGCACGGTGTTTAACACCGCGGTGAAATTACTGAATCCGTTGAATGCACCGGCGTCTTTGCAGGGCATTTTTCATAAAGGGGTCGAACAGTTGCATCACGACACCGCGAAAGCGGTCGGTGTGGCGGATAACCTGGTGTTTAAAGGAGAAGGTGGCGAGGCCGAGATTCGACCGGATGCCATGACGCATTTGTTTGTCAGTCGACGTTCGCATGATTCCTTGGAAAAGGTGGTCATGCCGGGAGTGATCGAACGTCAAACGCGTCCAAAGGAATGGCGCGCTCAGGATTTGTTGGCGCTCTGGCAGGGAAAGAGCGTTGACCTTTATGGGGAGCAGTCCGTGATGACCACCGCGGCGGCGGCTTTAATGTTGGTTGAAAAAATCGATATGGACCAGGCTATGTCAAAAGCGCATGACGCTTGGGTCGGGAGGATGGCATGTTAA
- a CDS encoding nitrate reductase, with translation MKKPISSFSAAVETTCPYCGVGCGMTVQTREAGLEGVPEVKVSGSRRHPANYGKLCVKGAAAGETTGLDGRMLHPQIDGRIVDWETALSDVANNFKRIIEEHGPDAVAFYVSGQFLTEDYYVANKLIKGFIGTANIDTNSRLCMASAVAGYKRAFGVDTVPCSYEDLEQADLITLVGSNAAWAHPIVYQRIAAAKKARPTMKIVVIDPRRTATCDLADLHLPIRPGSDAALFNGLLAYLSNNEAIDQDYIARHTEGFEAALETAQFGQGDLHQLARDCDVEVDALQTWLDWATHTPKMVTLYSQGVNQSTSGVDKSNAIINCHLATGRIGKVGAGPFSITGQPNAMGGREVGGLANQLAAHMDFNRPEDIERVERFWQAPNMARQNGLKAVDMFQAVADGRIKAIWIMNTNPVASMPDADAVKRALQACDYVVVQDCMQHTDTTAVAKVLLPAATWGETDGAVTNSDRTISIQRRFMAGPENARPDWWILSQVAERMGWGDAFNYRSAVDIFREHARLSGFENDGARDFDISAFSNITEAEYQQFEPVQWPVNAKAPQGTPRMFTDGRFYTPSGKAQLIAIEPRAPQNRESLETPYVFNTGRVRDQWHTMTRTAKTPKLMAHKDEPYLVMHPDDAQAVGVASGELVLAQNGLGRYVGRVEISDGQRKGDVFAPIHWTSQHASEARVDALIPANVDPISGQPELKHARVSLKPFGAKWYGFILTREPLKMAALQGCHWVKVTGQQFVRYEISGRLPIENTQAWAKQVLAPKEQGSDWLEYGDDAQQRYRAAVLENNRMQSVVFIEPGHDMPSRNWLGSLFTELALDDAQRRSVLAGRTSGVKDPGKMICSCFGVGLNTIVEAIRSQELHSVEAIGKALKAGTNCGSCVPELTEILAVELASELSGTEG, from the coding sequence ATGAAGAAGCCGATATCTTCCTTTAGTGCCGCTGTCGAGACCACCTGCCCTTACTGCGGTGTGGGTTGCGGGATGACGGTTCAAACCCGAGAGGCGGGTCTTGAAGGTGTGCCGGAAGTCAAAGTGTCCGGCAGCCGTCGTCACCCGGCTAATTACGGAAAGTTGTGCGTTAAAGGTGCCGCGGCCGGTGAAACCACCGGGCTTGACGGGCGAATGTTACACCCGCAGATTGACGGTCGTATCGTGGATTGGGAAACCGCTTTGTCGGATGTCGCGAACAACTTTAAACGCATCATTGAAGAACATGGCCCAGATGCGGTGGCTTTTTATGTCTCAGGCCAGTTTTTAACCGAAGATTATTATGTCGCCAATAAGCTGATTAAAGGCTTTATCGGCACCGCCAATATTGATACCAATTCGCGCTTGTGCATGGCGTCGGCGGTCGCGGGCTATAAACGTGCGTTCGGAGTGGATACGGTTCCGTGCAGCTATGAAGATTTGGAACAGGCCGACTTGATTACCCTGGTGGGCTCGAATGCCGCTTGGGCGCATCCGATTGTGTATCAACGTATTGCCGCCGCTAAAAAAGCACGGCCGACCATGAAAATCGTCGTGATCGATCCGCGCCGGACAGCCACCTGTGATTTGGCCGATTTGCATCTGCCTATCCGTCCCGGCAGCGATGCGGCGTTGTTTAATGGCTTGTTGGCGTACTTATCGAACAACGAAGCCATCGACCAGGACTATATCGCCCGTCACACCGAAGGCTTTGAGGCCGCGTTGGAAACGGCACAATTTGGGCAAGGCGATTTGCATCAGTTGGCCCGGGATTGTGACGTGGAGGTTGACGCTTTACAGACCTGGTTGGATTGGGCGACGCACACCCCAAAAATGGTCACACTTTATTCGCAAGGCGTCAATCAATCGACTTCCGGTGTTGATAAATCCAATGCCATTATCAACTGTCATTTGGCGACCGGACGGATTGGGAAAGTCGGTGCCGGTCCGTTTTCCATCACGGGGCAACCGAATGCGATGGGCGGTCGGGAGGTGGGCGGACTGGCTAACCAGCTGGCGGCGCATATGGATTTTAACCGTCCCGAAGATATCGAACGGGTCGAACGGTTTTGGCAAGCGCCGAACATGGCCCGACAAAACGGGTTGAAAGCGGTGGACATGTTTCAAGCCGTCGCGGACGGCCGAATCAAAGCCATTTGGATTATGAATACCAATCCGGTGGCTTCCATGCCGGATGCGGATGCGGTGAAGCGTGCCCTGCAAGCCTGTGATTACGTCGTGGTGCAGGATTGCATGCAGCACACCGATACGACGGCGGTGGCCAAGGTGTTATTGCCGGCGGCGACCTGGGGTGAAACGGACGGTGCCGTTACCAATTCGGATCGCACGATTTCGATTCAGCGCCGCTTTATGGCGGGGCCGGAAAATGCCCGTCCGGATTGGTGGATTTTGTCCCAAGTTGCGGAACGAATGGGCTGGGGCGACGCGTTCAATTACCGTTCCGCAGTGGATATTTTTCGTGAACATGCTCGTTTATCCGGTTTTGAAAACGACGGCGCTCGGGATTTTGATATTTCGGCTTTTTCAAATATCACCGAAGCGGAATACCAACAGTTTGAACCAGTGCAATGGCCGGTGAATGCGAAGGCGCCGCAGGGGACGCCGCGCATGTTTACCGACGGCCGGTTTTACACGCCGTCGGGCAAAGCGCAGTTGATCGCGATTGAACCCAGAGCGCCTCAAAACCGGGAAAGCTTGGAAACGCCTTATGTCTTCAATACCGGGCGGGTGCGAGATCAATGGCACACCATGACACGCACGGCCAAGACACCGAAATTGATGGCGCACAAGGACGAACCTTATTTGGTGATGCATCCGGACGATGCTCAAGCGGTTGGCGTGGCATCGGGGGAACTGGTGCTGGCACAAAATGGTTTGGGTCGTTATGTCGGACGGGTGGAAATTTCGGACGGGCAGCGTAAAGGCGACGTTTTTGCGCCGATTCACTGGACCAGCCAACACGCCAGTGAGGCGCGAGTGGACGCCTTGATTCCGGCCAACGTCGATCCGATTTCGGGGCAACCGGAGCTGAAACATGCGCGCGTTTCGCTGAAGCCGTTCGGTGCGAAGTGGTATGGCTTTATTTTAACTCGAGAGCCTTTGAAGATGGCGGCTTTGCAAGGTTGTCACTGGGTGAAAGTGACCGGACAGCAGTTCGTTCGTTATGAAATTTCCGGGCGTCTGCCCATTGAAAACACCCAGGCCTGGGCAAAACAAGTATTGGCACCGAAAGAGCAAGGTTCCGATTGGTTGGAGTATGGCGATGATGCCCAGCAACGTTATCGCGCGGCCGTTTTGGAAAATAATCGGATGCAATCGGTGGTGTTCATTGAACCGGGACACGACATGCCGAGCCGGAACTGGTTGGGCAGTTTGTTTACCGAGTTGGCGTTGGATGATGCGCAACGCCGTAGTGTGCTGGCTGGACGAACCAGCGGTGTGAAAGATCCCGGAAAAATGATTTGCAGTTGCTTCGGTGTCGGTTTGAACACCATTGTGGAAGCGATTCGGTCTCAGGAACTGCATTCGGTGGAAGCGATCGGGAAAGCATTGAAGGCGGGCACGAATTGCGGCAGTTGTGTGCCGGAATTGACTGAAATTTTAGCGGTGGAGCTGGCGTCTGAATTGTCCGGCACGGAGGGGTGA
- a CDS encoding HD domain-containing phosphohydrolase, whose amino-acid sequence MSRTSPRQHEILVVDDIAANLKLLSNILADEHYNVRVAINGEMALASIHAQKPDLVLLDIKMPDMDGFEVCKRLKAEPETASIPIIFISALNETEGKVDAFRAGGVDYITKPFANEEVLARVHTHLELNDYKNHLEEKVSQAVFEIQDLNDELEATQKEVIYMMGAAIDERSHETGLHVVRVAENAKRLATLHGVEAETVDLIYRAAPMHDIGKVAIPDAILNKPGKLTNEEMETIKTHSQIGYDILKYSKRSVLQMAAIIAQQHHERFDGLGYPNGLKGKDIHIAGRVCALADVFDALSHERVYKPAWEPEQVRDYFREQKGKAFDPDLAELFLQNFDDFLDINRRFQDE is encoded by the coding sequence GTGAGTCGCACATCACCCAGACAGCATGAAATTCTTGTTGTTGACGACATCGCCGCCAACCTCAAGTTATTGAGCAACATTCTGGCCGACGAACACTACAATGTTCGTGTCGCCATCAATGGTGAAATGGCACTCGCCTCGATTCATGCTCAAAAACCGGATTTGGTCTTGTTGGACATCAAAATGCCTGATATGGATGGGTTCGAAGTCTGTAAACGCCTCAAAGCCGAACCGGAAACCGCCAGCATTCCCATTATCTTCATCAGCGCTCTCAATGAAACCGAAGGCAAAGTCGACGCCTTCCGCGCCGGTGGCGTCGACTACATCACCAAGCCTTTTGCCAACGAAGAAGTACTCGCCCGCGTTCATACGCATTTAGAACTGAATGACTACAAAAATCACCTTGAAGAAAAAGTCAGCCAAGCCGTTTTTGAAATCCAAGACCTTAACGACGAGCTTGAAGCGACTCAGAAAGAAGTCATCTACATGATGGGCGCCGCCATTGACGAACGCTCACACGAAACCGGTTTGCACGTAGTTCGAGTGGCTGAAAACGCTAAACGGCTCGCCACGCTACACGGCGTCGAAGCCGAAACCGTCGACCTAATCTACCGCGCCGCGCCCATGCACGACATCGGCAAAGTGGCCATTCCCGATGCCATCCTCAATAAACCCGGAAAATTAACCAACGAGGAAATGGAGACCATCAAAACACACAGCCAAATCGGCTACGACATCCTCAAATACTCCAAACGCTCCGTTCTACAAATGGCCGCCATCATTGCACAACAACATCACGAACGCTTTGACGGCCTCGGCTACCCGAATGGTTTAAAAGGCAAAGACATCCACATTGCTGGCCGCGTATGCGCCCTGGCCGACGTATTTGACGCCCTCAGCCACGAACGCGTCTACAAACCTGCTTGGGAACCCGAGCAAGTGCGCGACTATTTTCGCGAACAAAAAGGCAAAGCCTTCGACCCTGATTTAGCCGAGCTTTTCCTGCAAAACTTCGACGACTTCCTCGACATCAACCGCCGCTTTCAAGACGAATAA
- the nirD gene encoding nitrite reductase small subunit NirD, translating into MNEFQPVCKMEELVPDAGVAALMQDTQIALFYVGGEVFAIDNFDPVGRANVMSRGMTGDLNGELMVASPLQKQHYSLRSGECLDNPEIVIPVYEACIDGDWVKVRVP; encoded by the coding sequence ATGAACGAGTTTCAACCGGTGTGTAAGATGGAAGAGTTGGTGCCGGATGCGGGCGTCGCGGCTTTGATGCAGGATACGCAAATCGCTTTGTTTTACGTCGGGGGCGAGGTGTTCGCGATCGATAACTTCGACCCTGTCGGGCGGGCAAATGTGATGTCGCGGGGCATGACCGGCGATTTAAACGGTGAGTTGATGGTGGCGTCGCCATTACAAAAGCAGCATTACAGCCTTCGAAGCGGCGAGTGCCTCGATAATCCGGAAATCGTCATTCCTGTTTACGAGGCTTGCATCGATGGCGACTGGGTCAAAGTGCGTGTGCCATGA
- a CDS encoding ATP-binding protein, which produces MNTLIQKLWNQSIRNQLILGTAGILTLLISVFSYFSIHNHSDFLHEEAMAETQDRSLMLAVNSQVWVMANDYVGLEEVISNFEIYKDLIYAAVINMDGKVIAHTDKERIGQYVSDKARVNYLKHLLAQKHQLSDRATVISQNEHHIDLARPIRHNNHYIGWVELRTNQTPRQNSISATIHNSLLFTFSALLIGLLVSYLAAKSLTDPLYRLIDTMKRIRKGDKEAVADENGVAEVGQLSHEFNLMLDTLKQNEEELQRTQKNLRQDIRQRVKVEKEIRDLNDNLETIVQDRTKALEEEKEKAEASNRAKSAFLANMSHELRTPLNAILGFSTLMTQSSDIPETEKDNLKIINHSGEHLLQLVNDVLDMSKIEAGHVRLDAEDFDLGELIRNITDMMRIRASEKGLQLLVDQTSKFPRIIHGDAPKLRQILINLLSNAIKFTNQGGITLRLDTLEDDDCNLVLKFEVEDSGTGIEQKDIERIFMPFEQLANATSQKGTGLGLAITRQFVNMMGGDIHVQSRPNEGSIFSFSIQVKHATTDLDLITNGGSDGKTVISLADGEPEWRILVVEDQLENQLLIQKILKQIGFQVKIAENGAKGIELFQTWQPHFIWMDRRMPVMDGLTATRKIRQLPGGDQVKIVALTASVFKDQRDEVMEAGSDDFVRKPYRPEELYDCMAHHLPLHYRYAEDGELEDEGSKLLNLSKQDMTQLSETLRDSLYGAAVIGDAQSITEIIQALPEAQIALASGLRKLVDAYRFDLIMELTKTETKADT; this is translated from the coding sequence ATGAATACCCTTATCCAGAAGCTTTGGAACCAAAGCATCCGTAACCAACTAATCTTAGGCACCGCCGGCATACTTACCTTGCTGATCAGCGTCTTTTCCTATTTCTCCATCCACAACCACAGCGACTTCCTGCACGAAGAAGCCATGGCCGAAACCCAGGACCGCAGCCTCATGCTCGCGGTTAATAGCCAGGTTTGGGTCATGGCTAACGACTACGTCGGCCTGGAAGAAGTCATTTCCAATTTCGAAATCTACAAAGACCTTATCTACGCCGCCGTCATCAATATGGATGGAAAAGTCATTGCCCACACCGATAAAGAACGTATCGGACAATACGTCTCTGACAAAGCCCGTGTCAATTACCTCAAACACCTACTGGCTCAAAAGCACCAACTGTCGGATCGCGCCACCGTCATCAGCCAAAACGAACACCATATTGATTTAGCCCGGCCGATTCGTCATAACAATCATTACATCGGCTGGGTGGAGCTGCGCACCAACCAGACCCCGCGCCAAAACAGTATCTCGGCCACCATTCATAACAGTTTGCTCTTCACTTTCAGTGCCCTACTGATTGGCTTACTGGTTTCTTACCTAGCCGCTAAGAGCCTGACCGACCCGCTTTATCGTCTGATCGACACCATGAAACGCATCCGCAAAGGCGATAAAGAGGCTGTGGCCGACGAAAACGGTGTCGCTGAAGTCGGCCAACTGTCACACGAATTCAACCTGATGCTGGACACCTTGAAGCAAAACGAAGAAGAACTGCAACGCACGCAGAAAAACCTACGCCAGGATATCCGACAACGCGTCAAGGTCGAAAAAGAAATCCGAGACCTGAATGACAACCTGGAAACCATCGTCCAAGACCGCACCAAAGCGCTGGAAGAAGAAAAAGAAAAAGCCGAGGCCTCCAACCGTGCCAAAAGCGCTTTCCTCGCCAATATGAGCCACGAACTGCGTACCCCCTTGAACGCCATACTTGGTTTCTCGACCTTAATGACCCAAAGCTCCGACATTCCGGAAACCGAAAAAGATAACCTGAAAATCATCAACCATTCCGGCGAACACCTGTTGCAACTGGTCAATGATGTTCTCGATATGTCGAAAATCGAAGCCGGCCATGTCCGCCTGGACGCCGAAGATTTCGATCTGGGGGAACTCATTCGAAACATCACCGACATGATGCGCATCCGCGCCTCCGAAAAAGGCTTGCAACTGCTGGTCGATCAAACCTCGAAATTCCCTCGCATCATCCACGGCGATGCACCGAAACTGCGTCAAATCCTGATCAACCTGCTGAGCAACGCCATCAAATTCACCAACCAGGGCGGCATCACCCTCCGACTCGACACGCTGGAAGACGACGACTGCAATCTCGTGCTCAAGTTTGAAGTCGAAGACAGTGGCACCGGCATCGAACAAAAAGACATCGAACGCATCTTCATGCCGTTTGAACAGCTCGCCAATGCCACCTCGCAAAAAGGCACCGGGCTTGGTTTGGCCATCACCCGCCAGTTCGTCAATATGATGGGCGGCGACATCCACGTACAGTCCAGACCCAATGAAGGTTCCATCTTCTCGTTCAGCATTCAGGTCAAACACGCCACCACCGACCTGGACCTCATCACGAATGGCGGCTCGGACGGAAAGACCGTGATCAGCCTGGCCGACGGCGAACCCGAGTGGCGTATTCTGGTGGTGGAAGACCAACTGGAAAACCAATTGCTGATTCAAAAAATCCTCAAACAAATCGGCTTCCAGGTCAAAATTGCCGAAAACGGCGCCAAAGGGATTGAACTCTTTCAAACCTGGCAGCCCCACTTTATCTGGATGGATCGCCGCATGCCGGTCATGGACGGACTCACCGCCACTCGTAAAATCCGTCAACTGCCCGGCGGAGATCAAGTCAAAATCGTTGCCTTGACCGCATCGGTTTTCAAGGACCAGCGCGACGAAGTCATGGAAGCCGGCTCGGATGACTTTGTGCGTAAACCTTACCGCCCGGAAGAACTCTATGATTGCATGGCGCATCACCTCCCCTTGCATTACCGCTACGCCGAAGACGGTGAATTGGAAGACGAAGGTTCCAAGTTGTTGAACCTGTCGAAACAGGATATGACCCAACTGTCGGAAACGCTGCGGGACAGCCTCTATGGCGCGGCCGTTATCGGCGACGCTCAAAGCATTACCGAGATTATCCAGGCCTTACCGGAAGCCCAAATCGCTCTGGCGAGCGGTTTGCGCAAACTGGTTGATGCCTATCGTTTCGACTTGATTATGGAATTAACGAAAACCGAGACCAAAGCGGATACGTAA